A region of Neochlamydia sp. S13 DNA encodes the following proteins:
- a CDS encoding DEAD/DEAH box helicase has product MTLFENMNLDPLILKSLERMQYKQPSAIQVQTIPLILQGKDLIALSKTGSGKTAACAIPICNKVNPDSPHVQALIIVPTRELAMQYATETQKIGYEKKVKAFAIFGGEDATMQQTKLKSGVQVLVATPGRLIDFIYSRQIDLTQVDILVLDEADEMLGMGFYDDLAFIINCLVHEHQTLLFSATMQEEIRSMAKKHMKAPQEISLLSDEVSPESIEHRFLYCRYDQRDQALLSLLEELKPKQTIIFCHSRIQCEKVCRTLQRKIADVDLLHAGLGQDVRSIITNKFRHGKIRYLVATDIAARGLDFSNITHVFIYQLSDSPDVYVHRSGRTGRQERAGVVVTLVTEKELKSLSRVLHHIRRKPIWIGNPPPERNHPRKRAVAHKNNKS; this is encoded by the coding sequence ATGACATTATTTGAAAATATGAACTTAGATCCTTTGATTCTTAAATCTCTTGAAAGGATGCAATACAAACAACCTTCTGCTATTCAAGTTCAAACTATCCCTTTGATACTGCAAGGAAAAGATCTTATCGCCTTGTCTAAAACAGGCTCAGGTAAAACAGCCGCATGTGCCATTCCGATTTGTAATAAAGTAAATCCTGACTCTCCTCACGTACAAGCTCTTATCATTGTTCCTACGCGTGAACTTGCCATGCAATATGCAACTGAAACTCAAAAAATTGGCTATGAAAAAAAAGTGAAAGCTTTTGCTATTTTTGGAGGGGAAGATGCGACCATGCAGCAAACTAAACTAAAATCTGGCGTGCAAGTGTTAGTAGCTACACCAGGGCGTTTGATTGACTTTATCTATAGCCGGCAAATCGACTTGACACAAGTAGATATCCTAGTTCTAGATGAAGCTGATGAAATGCTGGGCATGGGTTTTTATGATGACCTGGCCTTTATCATTAATTGCCTGGTCCATGAGCATCAGACGCTATTATTTTCTGCGACGATGCAAGAAGAGATTCGTAGCATGGCAAAAAAACATATGAAAGCTCCACAAGAAATCTCTTTGTTGTCTGATGAAGTCTCTCCAGAGTCCATAGAGCATCGCTTTTTATATTGCCGTTACGATCAGCGGGATCAAGCTTTACTTAGCCTACTAGAAGAATTAAAACCTAAGCAAACCATTATCTTTTGCCATTCAAGAATCCAATGCGAAAAAGTTTGTCGGACGTTGCAACGTAAAATTGCGGACGTCGATTTATTGCATGCGGGATTGGGGCAAGATGTGCGTTCTATAATTACAAACAAGTTTCGCCATGGTAAAATTCGTTATCTAGTAGCTACCGATATTGCGGCAAGAGGTTTAGATTTTTCTAATATTACTCATGTTTTTATTTATCAACTTTCTGATAGCCCGGATGTCTATGTTCATCGCTCTGGCCGTACGGGGCGCCAAGAGCGTGCAGGAGTTGTCGTTACTTTAGTGACAGAAAAAGAGTTAAAGTCTTTAAGCCGTGTCCTCCATCATATTCGACGTAAGCCTATCTGGATAGGGAATCCCCCTCCAGAGCGTAATCACCCTAGAAAACGGGCGGTTGCTCATAAAAATAATAAATCATAG